The Geobacter metallireducens GS-15 region TCGCCCAGTATCGCGGCAAGATCGTCCTCGTGAACTTCTGGGCTTCCTGGTGCCCCTACTGCCGCGACGAGATGCCTTCCATGGACCGGCTGGTCAAATCCTTCCCCAAGGGGGACCTGGTGGTACTGGCGGTCAACGTCGAAAAAAGATTTCCCGAAAAGTACCGCCGGGCCCCCGTATCGTTCAACTTTCTGAGCGACGCCACCGGCCAGGTGCAGCAGCGCTATGGCGCCAACCGCCTCCCGGACACGTTCATTGTCGACCGCAAGGGGATTATCCGGCAGCGGGTGACCGGCGGC contains the following coding sequences:
- a CDS encoding peroxiredoxin family protein; this encodes MNQLLRYICACLFTLTVLAVAAPGKAESDAPLVRTGALAPNFKLPTLSGENKSLAQYRGKIVLVNFWASWCPYCRDEMPSMDRLVKSFPKGDLVVLAVNVEKRFPEKYRRAPVSFNFLSDATGQVQQRYGANRLPDTFIVDRKGIIRQRVTGGIEWDAPKVVSYLKSL